CATATGTCCTTCATTTTCAACTTAAGTCCTCCCTCAGAGACTCCTTGTTCTAAACAAATCCAATGACAAAGATGAAATTGGGTTACGCTGAAAATGTACAGATTTATTATACTAATTTTTATCTGGGAGCCAGATTCTTTAAGAGATTTGCCATAGTATTTGATTTACTGCTCTGATTTGAGAGATTTGAACACAGATGACTATTGTCTGTTGTCTTCAAAGCATTTCTCTGGATCACAATGATTTATAATTTAAACAAGTTTGGAGAGAACCTATTAATTGCTTAAGGGGGGTTTATGAAACTCCTAAAGGTTAAAATGAGAAtttatatgtaaaaacaaattagttAAGGACCAAAAATCAATCTTAAGCAGAAACAAAGAACTAGAGTAGAGTTCACAAGCCATAAACTTGAAAAACATTCTCATTTTATCTCCAAAAGATGTTAAACTCTGAGGCCCTCTAGTGGATCAAATATAAAACTACAAGTTAAGTCAAaactttttgcatttaaaatgtttatttgttttaactcctatatataaataaaaatatattttattattacattaaatattgatataagggttaaggtaaaaaaatatttgattatttattataagttatatattaaaaaaaaaaacagtcctgtatgtctgctttaaaaaaagattttgaccATACaatcaaaaaggaaaagaaatatcaagtaaaaaaaatcataatttattagtgattaaagtttttctgattatttccaGTGATTCTTACATTTTGAGAAAGTCTAAATATGTCATTAAGTCATTTGAGTGATTTAGTGAAACATTTCAAggtctttaaaaatagattcccatatttttttgatgaattcAAAGACAAaacttaagaaataaaaaaaataaaaaaatttaaggagcaacatttctgaatttgactcaaaaacagacgaaatgaaatattaaaaacattcatttgtgATATTGTggaaatatattttactctgaGGTTATGGGGTTCTTAcgttaattcaataaaataatctcttgtttttgtgcgcatttttattaaattagtttgcTAGTCTTGTGAGGGAAATAGCAAGATAGCTCATAAACTTtggaataattttaaatgtggtCTAAACTATTGACAAAAGTGACCTCTATTGCACATAAAAAGTCTATTTGAAAAACGTCCTCATTAATTTGGAATATGTggtaaacacattaataataatatgaagTTATGTACATAACTAATGGAAGCAACACATTTTNNNNNNNNNNNNNNNNNNNNNNNNNNNNNNNNNNNNNNNNNNNNNNNNNNNNNNNNNNNNNNNNNNNNNNNNNNNNNNNNNNNNNNNGCATAAGGCACCAAGGGCATCATCAGCTGGACAtggaaattaaacaataaaaaaaaagacaatcgtTACATAGAATCATACAAAGACGGACAAAATTGAATAACcaaaccataaaataaaaaataaaaaaataacaacctATTACTATTAATCATAAATTTTAAAGGATGGGGAGCCAAGGGAGcatcacaaattatttttaattgtattttttttaatggtccaAGTTTTAAAAGCCTTTGAATTCACTTATCTTTTAATAGATTCaacatgctttttaaaatttcactgataaaaatgttcaaaaattgttttttattagcatATTTGAAATTATGAATGTGATATTTGTCCTTAATGAAAAGTAAGTACAGTAAATGGATAATGTTGCCTTCCAACACAAACTCTAACCCAGAAGTGTTCAGAATTGTAAAAAAGTAAGAAcgaaggaaagaaagaaaatattctaaaaatgatcttttaaaaatcattgaaaaatgtttttcttcgaAGATATGGGATCATTTCCGGTTCTAGGTGGGGACTTCCGGTTGTGGTCGGGTTGCTCTTATTTTCAAAGCAgggttatttttcatttcatttatttattctttaggAAAAGCTTAAATAATGCGACATGAATCATTTTACTTAAACTGCCATTTCTAAACATAAAGTTTAAAGAGAGAACATAAAGAGTGCtcgtttaattttgaaattctgAAAGCGGAAGAGGCTGTCTCATATCCGGTAAAGTTTGTAAACAAACCCGGTTTCAATATAAATTTAGTAAGAAGGATGACATTTATCCTTGTAATGTTTTAGAGGGGTTTCTTACTGCGGGAGTTTCGGGTGAATGGATGACAAACGGTGTCCGGGTCTCGGAGGAAACTCCGACTGGATGTCGCGTCTCCCGGAAGAGCTGCTGGATGTCCCGCTATGGAACCTGGCTCTGCCTGGTAACAGATTCAGTCACGCCTCCTCCTAAAGCGAAACTCGTGTGATACACATTAAATTCACAACAACtaggatttattaaaatgtgtactTTAATTTCAACAAACACCCCGCAGGAAGCCACGACACCATGTCGTTCTGCCTGGACGTTTTCTCCCCGGTTCTCAGCTCCGAGTCCTTCCTCCTCAGACTCACCGACCTGCTGTTTCCCTGCTGCACTCGGCCCTGCATTTATCGCTGGGCCACAACGCAGGTACGACCACAACCCGAGACGATTTTAACACAAACAAGGCCGCATCTCTCTCAGGAAACCCCAACACTCATGTATGCTTTAACTTCTGCCACAAGCCAAAATCAAGACCCTTTCTGGCTCTATACtaaactaataataatagtaataaaagaaaatcctaaattgacctgaaacctgatttttttcccccctgaaTCCTGTAGAGTTAAATAACTGAACAACTGTAGCTCAGAAtagattaaattaatttaaaaactgttttttattttcaattattgcTTTTCTATATTAATTTTGACTCaactacatgtttttgtgagttttcGTGTACGGAAAGAGGAAGCTAGGAATCCTTAAATAAGTTTTTCTACCCAAATCAGTGTCAAAAATTAGAATATTATCTTCAGAAATTAAAGACACAcatcaatgaaaactgtgtttatagtgtttttaacttgttcttgtagcatttttctcaagatggaggacataaatatagtcatttataattaaaactgcgtttctgagtatttttttaatcaaatcgaaagagcagataaaaacctgcgGTTTAAAggagctcaggtttgtgatgccGCTCTGTGGAAATGAAGCTTAACTGAGTTTAGAATTATCTGGGCCGTACCATACCAgatcagtggaaatgaggctgaAGTTTTACTgctcttctccattctgatgccaGGTTCACACCGGACACCAAAGCGCGGCGGCCTTGTTAACGTCCAGTATAGTTCACACTGGATGAGAAGCGGTGCGTTCTTTCGTGGCTGGCTTGCACCGTGTAGCGATCATTCCggcgtcaatcctggcaggaagttatgcTAACGTTGCAGCCACAACGGCAAGAACAGGAGCAAAGACGGGTAGATTCCAcgtctttttatttgtatgtatatatatatatagtttttggtGTCTGATGATGGCAAAAAATAACGTTCTAAATAACCACAGGCTCCTGTTGACCGTCGTGGAAAAATATGTGTCTGGTGTGATTTAGAGGTTAAACGGATACCGCGCACACTtggcgtctggtgtgaaccaggcgtgatgcatccacttcctgacaaatagatccatgaaggtcttcatttttttgtctgggctgccatctggctcagaaAACAAGCTACGCCAATGCTAGCTTGGggtcgtgaggggctgtaagctagcaggagagagggTAAACGGAGGAATACTGGGATATCAACGTAGGGTTACTTCCCTGCCAAGTCCCAACCACAACTCCGAACTCTGTCAAAAaattagacagttttttttgtttttggctataaactgcacaatcataataaaaagagcactttacgatagaaaaaaaatatagttggagtgaaACTTTAAATCTCAGAAAGACGTATTTGCAAATAACCGCAACCACAAGGAGGCGGGATCCAGTACTGCAActtctaaattgcaaaaaaaaaaaaaaaattgatactTTGTGTTCTCACCTTGAGACAATAGTGCTAACCACTACTTTTGCTGTTCTTGTATTTTCCCAGCAGTCCATCCTTGCTGATCAGAGCGATCTTGGCGTTCGGTTCTTCGACCTGCGAATTGCCAAAAAGCCAGCAAGCGGCAGCGACCTCTTCTTTGCTCACGGCGTCTACACTCTCATGAcggttaaggttaaaaaaaaaaaaaaaaaaaaaNNNNNNNNNNNNNNNNNNNNNNNNNNNNNNNNNNNNNNNNNTACAGGAAGCTCTGAAGGACCTGGCGACGTGGTTAGAGGCTCACCCAAAAGAGATCGTAGTTATCTCTTGCTCTCATTTCGACTCGATGACAAACGAAGATCACGTCCATCTGGTGGAGTTCATCCTTATTCTTTTCAACTTGAAGCTCTGCTCTTCAAAGGTATCATTTTTACAACAAACTTAGACAAATTCAGTCAAACCTTTTGACTATTATCTGTTTTATGTATGTTAAAATAGtaaatcattactttttttattctcatgaAGAATGTTCCCACGCTGCGTTCCTGTTGGTCCAGAGGTCAACAGGTCATTATTTCTTATGAAAATGATGCAATGCTACTGGAGCACCCAGAACTGTGGAAGGCCATACCGTACTGGTAAATCCAAGTTTAT
This Oryzias melastigma strain HK-1 linkage group LG2, ASM292280v2, whole genome shotgun sequence DNA region includes the following protein-coding sequences:
- the LOC112156861 gene encoding PI-PLC X domain-containing protein 1, giving the protein MDDKRCPGLGGNSDWMSRLPEELLDVPLWNLALPGSHDTMSFCLDVFSPVLSSESFLLRLTDLLFPCCTRPCIYRWATTQQSILADQSDLGVRFFDLRIAKKPASGSDLFFAHGVYTLMTVKEALKDLATWLEAHPKEIVVISCSHFDSMTNEDHVHLVEFILILFNLKLCSSKNVPTLRSCWSRGQQVIISYENDAMLLEHPELWKAIPYWYADSPNPKKVISYLETQKLKGRPAGFYVSGLNLTEDASYVALHPCQTMRKMTTEALPLLLRWTEAQRPGPEPDRINIVCCDFVNVSEFCSVVIGLNY